In Bacteroidales bacterium, the following are encoded in one genomic region:
- the trpS gene encoding tryptophan--tRNA ligase, translated as METVVSGIRPTGNLHLGNYFGAVKNFVKMQDNSKAYFFIADYHSLTTHPTPADLHGNVRSVLAEYLACGIDPEKACIYVQSDVPEVTELYLLLNMNAYLGELERVTSFKDKVRQQPNNVNAGLLTYPTLMAADVIIHRAAKVPVGKDQEQNLEMMRTFARRFNRMYKNDYFPIPQAYNFGENLVKIPGLDGSGKMGKSEGEGNAIFLAEDPKSIKKKIMKAVTDSGPTEENQDKPAVIQNLFDLMKVVSTPDTVSHFDGLWNTCEIRYGDMKKQLAEDVINFTTPFRERIKDMYENTDYLAKVTRMGAEQARESAAQTIKDVREIMGIRKF; from the coding sequence ATGGAAACAGTAGTAAGCGGAATTCGTCCAACAGGAAATTTACATTTGGGAAATTATTTTGGAGCAGTTAAGAATTTTGTAAAAATGCAAGATAATAGCAAGGCGTATTTTTTTATTGCCGATTATCATTCTTTAACAACACATCCAACACCTGCTGATTTGCACGGAAATGTCCGCTCGGTATTAGCAGAATATTTAGCTTGTGGTATCGATCCGGAAAAAGCTTGTATTTATGTGCAGAGTGATGTTCCGGAGGTAACAGAATTATATCTGTTACTAAATATGAACGCTTACCTTGGTGAATTAGAACGTGTTACTTCTTTTAAAGATAAGGTTAGGCAACAGCCAAATAATGTAAATGCGGGTTTGCTTACATATCCTACTTTGATGGCTGCCGATGTAATTATCCATAGAGCTGCTAAAGTGCCTGTTGGTAAAGATCAGGAGCAAAATTTAGAAATGATGCGTACCTTTGCTCGTCGTTTCAATAGAATGTATAAAAACGATTATTTCCCCATTCCTCAAGCTTATAATTTTGGTGAAAACCTTGTGAAAATTCCTGGTTTGGATGGCAGTGGAAAAATGGGGAAATCAGAAGGGGAGGGTAATGCTATCTTTTTGGCAGAAGATCCTAAGTCGATTAAAAAGAAAATAATGAAAGCGGTTACCGATAGCGGACCGACGGAAGAAAATCAGGATAAACCTGCCGTGATCCAAAACCTTTTTGATTTGATGAAGGTTGTTTCTACTCCAGATACCGTTTCTCATTTTGATGGTCTTTGGAATACATGTGAGATTCGTTATGGTGATATGAAAAAGCAATTAGCCGAAGATGTCATTAACTTTACCACTCCTTTTCGTGAAAGGATAAAAGATATGTACGAAAATACTGATTATCTTGCTAAAGTAACACGTATGGGAGCGGAGCAAGCTAGAGAAAGTGCGGCTCAAACTATTAAGGATGTGCGTGAAATTATGGGCATTCGTAAATTTTAA